A region of the Arachis hypogaea cultivar Tifrunner chromosome 15, arahy.Tifrunner.gnm2.J5K5, whole genome shotgun sequence genome:
GTGTGTATGGAAAAGCAGCAGAAAAGTAGAGTATAATGCTATGTACTTAATTGAAACTAGCTCTTCAAAAACACGGAGCTAATTTCACATATCTATATCGTTTAGAATTTACAAAGTATAAGGAGGAAGAAGCTTTCTAACTAACTCATATGAATCAATGGTTGTCGCAAAACTGATGAGGACCCAACCAATCCAGAAGTTCTTTGTTCATTGAATTCCTGTAGAACTCTGATGAGGGAGCGTGCTTTCTTTGCAGCATGAGGGGTACCATCAGTGATGATCCAATATAGCAAAGGCATGATTGAAGATTCCGCAACAAGAAAAGCTACAACCCCTGAACCACCATGGACACAAAGAGACATCAAAATCGACACGCAGTGCTCCTTTGCCACACGCGAGGTTTCGGACTTCAAGATCCAAATGATCAAGTGCAATGCCTCAGCTTCTAACACGGCCCTTGCTCCCTCGGTTGTCTCGGCCAATGCAGCTAGAACTGCTAGGCAATCCGTGACGAGACCAGCTTTGTCCAAGGAAGAAGATAACACTCTAACAATTGCAGGAACCGCTCCGGCTGCCAGCACTTTTGAGTGATTCTGGGGATGTAAGAGCAGCCCAAAAATCGCAACCACAGCATTCTTTTTCCCACACATTATAGCATCCTCTGATCTATGTAGCCGATCCTTGCCAGCAAAACAAGAATGGAttgttttcctttcttctttgatCATCTCCACCAAACCGGGAATCCCCTCCGGATTATCTCCAATGATTTTCCTAAATTCTTTCACGGAACAAAGATAGAATATGGTAGCAGCTGCCATTTGGCGAGCTTCCAAACTAAGCCCTCTATttagcactttgagaattggcgCCAAACCCCTGCTCTCCATTATACATTGCTGGCCACTGCTATGCTTCGAGAGCTTCAACAGTGCAGCAACTGCATTCTCTTGCACTGTTCTGTCACCGGTGCTAAGAAGATCAATCAAAGGCGGCACGGTCCCAACCTCAACCAAACACGTCCGGTTGAAAACGTTAGACCTCGCGAGCAGGCGAACCTCGTAAGCAGCCTTGTTCTGTTGCTCCTCTGTTCCAAAGGCGAGTTTCCGGGCAAGAAACCAGCAGAGGAACTGTACGGCGTGCGCCGCTGCTGGACTACCAGCCTCGGCTGATACTCCAGTGCGGTGGTGACTCCGGTTGCTTGGCTTGGCTACCGAGATGCCATTATCAACGCAGAATTGTTGGATGAGCCTTTTCAGTGACGTGTTTGGAACCAACTCTGTGTTGGTGAGCCTCTCCCCTGATTTGGGACACACTCTGTTTCCAGCTTTAAGCCATTTCTGAATCGAGATGCGGTCGTAAGTCTGGCCGGTGGAAGTAGTCACCGGATCAATCATCAACTCCAGTGAGATCGGACACCGGAAATCCTCCGGCGGCCGCTTCTCGCAGCTCAACTCTTCACTGCCACCGCTGCTCCTTCCCTCGGATTGGGAATTTTCATGAAGAGACGGGAAATCAACGTCTTCGAATATCACTCCTCTGCAGTAACACAAGAACGAAATCAAACCGCTCAACAAGGAAACCTCTTCTTCGTCGGAAACAGAGGACGCGGAAGAGAGCATCACGTCTTCTAGAAACTTCACCTCTCTGTTACAATCGATCCATGTCTTGATTTCGAGGTAGGTGAGGGTTCGCTTCATGGCGTTTAAATCAGGCTCGATTCCTCTCTCGAACTGCTGCAAAACCGAGTTAACTCGTTGGGCTTCCGTTTGGTCTTCCGGATCGAGTTCGAAGGTGACTTTCCTGGCTTGCTTCCTAACTAACTCAACTAACTCTCTAACTTCCCAACAAACTTTGATGACGTGGAGGGGCAGCGCGTCGAGGGTGGCAGCGATAGTGCGAAAGAGTGACCGTAATTGGGATGCCACGTGGCGGGACTTGAGGAGCATGAAGAGGCGGGCACCTTCGCGGGAGCAATCTTGTAAGAGGAAGTGAAGATTCTGGAAGGAGAAGTGGAGGTCGGAGAGGGAGGGAACGGCGTCGTTTGGGAGGAGGGAAGCGTGGAGGTCTTGgaggaagatgaggaggagggagaCTTGGCGCGTGGCCTCACGGGCGTTGCGGCGTTGTGTGAAGAAGGTGGTGGTGTTGAGGATGGATTGGGAGAGGGTGAGAAGGGAGGAAAGGAGTGTGGCAGGAGAGATGGTGTCGGAGGGGTGGACCGCTGGGAATGATAGGGGACGGCGGGGATCGGGGGGTGGATGGGAATGGGGATTATTCGGAgtcattatttttgaattttgataggGTTTCAGGAATGTTGGAACTGGCAACAATTTGGATGATTGCGTGCGACGTGCAGGGAGAATTATAAGGGGCAAATCATATTTCGGATAAAATTTATCCTATGATTTGGATGTGgtggaatttttttaaattaaactttcGAGTCAGAAAATCAGAAATTCAATCTGACAGACTTCTTGACATGCATAGTCCGCAAAATACCAAAGTATGAATACTTGAATAGAGAACAACCAAGATAATCAGTCTCCTAGGCTGTTATTCGAGAATAagataaagacaaaaaaaaaaatcgagaatggaatataaaaattaaaacataaaaattaatatttttatattttatttaataataaattaaaataaattataaaaattttaattttttaactaataaatttaaaaaatataattataaaaatttaataaaaataaaaataaattgaacttTTCATTAGACCAGTAAGAAACTCATCCCAATTCCTATTTGTggtccacctgtcataaaaagtaactccacatcaacttttgcgtcataaatagtaaataagaaCTCAAACCATCTCTTTCTTCTCCATTAGgaagaactaactttagtccctattgtggtcccacttaattaattaattaaaatacttaaaattaatgtaattatttttttcaataatattatttaaatttataaatttaagaataattcactattaaaagatattaatattaaaaaaatttgtatataacaataaatacacaatatataattcgagattatcctaatttgtaaaattacataatacaaaaaaaaccataaataattaatataaattattaattaaataaagatataattatttaatataattaattattataattattattaaattaattaccatttaattatttaatataattatttaattaattaatattttatataattatttaattaattatttatttttattggacaATATGAGTCCCTGTTCAGAGAGACTCATTCTCTTCAAAATCTGTGCAGAAACTCTTTTTCTCATTCCTCCATCGGTGAGTTCCTGTACCTGTCAGAAATAGGGTCTCAATTTTTTGTTCATTGGAGTTgttcttaatatttttatattttcttactACTTATATTTAGGAATGAAAAAATTAGGCGATTTATCAAAAATCTTGTGTTTAGTCTGGCTTAacttcgaaaattatttttgttatgagAAAGAAGTTGGTGTTTTGGAAGGATATTGGAAGGTGGGGTGATTTACCGGACGGTGGAGCTTTCGGTCAATACGTAGGGACGTGGTGTCCCTGCTCCTCAGCAGCATGTCAGCACCCCAGCAGCACGCCGGGGGCATGGTAACGCGGCGGACATGCAAGGATTTGGCACCACGCAGGGGCGTGGTGGAGCTGGCGTTGCGGAATCCCGATGTGCCTGTACCACGGGGGTGTGTTGCAGCTGCTGCCATGCAGGGGACAGATCTCATCCCAGTAAACAGCAAGCGTGGCCTAAGTTGCTCTATATAAAGAGCCTCCCGCAACTGCAATGTATAGAAAGTGTGTTAGTGAGAGGAAAGAAAAACATTAGTGTGTGAAGCAGAGGGGAAGGGGGGTTGCGGTTCAACTAAGAGGGGAAGGGTGTTGCTGCTCTACAAGGAGAAAGAGTGGAAAAATAggcagaaaaaaatattattttgtatttattttaaaaaatgattcGTAATTATAATACTccgaaaaaatatattataaattatttggatCATCCAATTTATGTAAgttgttaaattatatttttattgtgtatttaaatttctttttttttgttaattttaaattaattttatgttataaaaatactaaaataaaatatacattatatgatacaatatactaaaaattttttaaaaaaatattttttctacgataaaaatataaaaataataccatagtaaaataaaatatacattctgtaaaataaataaatatatatgttgaacatattcaaaattttaatatataaatgttaaagtaataaataaatattagaaaaatatatacgttgttattaataatattagaGAAATATATGCTTTTGATGcacgaaaaaaaattattttaactatGGTACTCGTAATGTACTGCACGttaattattttaacaaataaaatattaaaataaataatattattaaatgaaGTGATCACATACAAATAGATATGctaatatttgtttattaataaatgaatatttataactaatataacaaatatatttttgttgatgCAGCCTAACAGAAATTTGTTGGTGTGTAAACTGGATCCGCCACAGAGTTGGAACCCGAGGGTCGAAAACTATTTACGCGCCACGAAATTCTACCACGTATCTAGGATTGGGATGATAAGAGAATTTCACCCATTGTTAGCTGCTCTGGTTGAAAGGTGGAGGCCGGAGACTCACTTTTGTGTTGCCGATGGGTGAGGTTACAGTGACATTGGAAGATGTCGTACATATATTTGGCTTACCCATTGATGGAGAGCCTGTGAGTGGATGGACTGACAGTAGTAGTGATTTCGTTCAGAGTCAGAGCATGGCAATATTCGGACGTGAACCAGTACTCAGTCGTAATTCGAAATCCTATATAAAGCTTGGTTGGGTTCGACGTATCAGAGATGCGGAGCCGTTGGACACTGAAGAGTCCATAAGGAGATACGTGAGATGTCAGATCTTCTGTATGTTAGGGTCGACCCTATTCACAGATAAGTCGACCGCATACGCCCATGCGAAGTATCTACCGTTGCTTTGCGATTTCGAGCGGATCCATACTTATAGTTGGGATTCAGCATGTCTCGCACATCTTTACAGAGCACTATGCCGTGCATCACGATATGATACGAAGGAGATGAATAGCGCTCTTAATCTGTTATTTGTTTGGGCATTGGAGCGAATGCCGTGTATTGCGCCCGTACCGAGACATATCCTTCCACCTGCTGAGATACCAGTTGCCATGAGGTAAATATTTATGGTTCTTGTCGGAGATTATATTCACTATGCATGTTTCAATTACAGTTACTTATGTAAATTTTTTCACTGTATCATGTTTCAGATGGATTCATTTGGAACGGAGCACAGCGTGGTTAGAGAAGACCGTTGTGACATTTAGGCATGATATAGACTACATGCAGGAGGTAAATATTTATGGTTCTAATGAATCCTAGTTCCAGACATTAATGTTAGGCTTATGACATACGAATTATATGTGGCAGTTTGAGTGGCGGCCGTACGAAGGAATGATTATACCCGGCGAGTTACATAGACATCTTGATGTGTGTGATATCGttgctccattgttgttgttcgAGTGTATCGAATGGCACCCTGCGGATCGAGTGATGCGTCAGTTTGGGTTTGCACAGCCTCCCCCGTGAATACCAAGGGACATT
Encoded here:
- the LOC112750697 gene encoding U-box domain-containing protein 18-like; amino-acid sequence: MTPNNPHSHPPPDPRRPLSFPAVHPSDTISPATLLSSLLTLSQSILNTTTFFTQRRNAREATRQVSLLLIFLQDLHASLLPNDAVPSLSDLHFSFQNLHFLLQDCSREGARLFMLLKSRHVASQLRSLFRTIAATLDALPLHVIKVCWEVRELVELVRKQARKVTFELDPEDQTEAQRVNSVLQQFERGIEPDLNAMKRTLTYLEIKTWIDCNREVKFLEDVMLSSASSVSDEEEVSLLSGLISFLCYCRGVIFEDVDFPSLHENSQSEGRSSGGSEELSCEKRPPEDFRCPISLELMIDPVTTSTGQTYDRISIQKWLKAGNRVCPKSGERLTNTELVPNTSLKRLIQQFCVDNGISVAKPSNRSHHRTGVSAEAGSPAAAHAVQFLCWFLARKLAFGTEEQQNKAAYEVRLLARSNVFNRTCLVEVGTVPPLIDLLSTGDRTVQENAVAALLKLSKHSSGQQCIMESRGLAPILKVLNRGLSLEARQMAAATIFYLCSVKEFRKIIGDNPEGIPGLVEMIKEERKTIHSCFAGKDRLHRSEDAIMCGKKNAVVAIFGLLLHPQNHSKVLAAGAVPAIVRVLSSSLDKAGLVTDCLAVLAALAETTEGARAVLEAEALHLIIWILKSETSRVAKEHCVSILMSLCVHGGSGVVAFLVAESSIMPLLYWIITDGTPHAAKKARSLIRVLQEFNEQRTSGLVGSSSVLRQPLIHMS